One part of the Lytechinus pictus isolate F3 Inbred chromosome 3, Lp3.0, whole genome shotgun sequence genome encodes these proteins:
- the LOC129258004 gene encoding uncharacterized protein LOC129258004 — protein sequence MTTPNVSSTPESNLSPVSPSIAPVSIKLPPFWANDPEIWFVQVEAQFHTKGITAEITKFNYVVASLQQEVAMEVRDIITAIPGDNPYQKLKAALVKRTTVSEQTRLNRLLSGEELGDKSPSQLLRRMQQLMGTSTMEDSIFRQLFLQRLPTNVQVILAASSDGVSLVDLASLADKIVEVAGPTSISNIQSKLAPSQPPPLPMHETKVDQLSEQVAQLTMQVQALTCSMLDNRERGRSRQRKSKDSIQRPQSVSRSPHRSEQHAGAQCWYHWKHGSSAQKCISPCSFSARQAQGNGPAKE from the coding sequence ATGACTACCCCTAATGTCTCCTCTACTCCTGAATCTAATCTTTCTCCAGTATCACCCTCTATTGCTCCGGTGAGCATTAAGCTCCCACCATTCTGGGCAAATGACCCAGAAATTTGGTTTGTTCAGGTGGAGGCCCAATTTCACACAAAGGGTATTACCGCCGAAATCACTAAATTCAATTATGTAGTTGCCTCACTACAACAAGAGGTAGCTATGGAGGTGAGGGATATCATTACTGCTATCCCGGGTGACAACCCCTATCAAAAATTAAAAGCTGCACTGGTCAAGCGAACGACCGTCTCCGAGCAGACGCGCCTCAATCGGCTGCTGTCAGGAGAGGAGCTCGGAGACAAGTCGCCGTCGCAACTCCTCCGGCGGATGCAGCAATTGATGGGGACGAGCACAATGGAGGATTCAATTTTTCGGCAATTATTTTTGCAACGCTTGCCCACCAACGTGCAGGTCATCCTAGCCGCATCAAGCGATGGGGTGAGTTTGGTGGACTTAGCGTCGCTAGCGGACAAAATTGTCGAAGTTGCCGGCCCAACTAGCATTTCAAACATTCAATCAAAGTTGGCGCCATCACAACCCCCTCCACTCCCCATGCACGAAACTAAAGTCGACCAGCTCTCTGAACAAGTGGCCCAGCTCACAATGCAGGTTCAAGCATTAACCTGCTCCATGCTAGATAACCGCGAGAGAGGTCGCAGTCGACAGCGCAAGTCGAAAGACTCGATTCAGCGCCCACAATCAGTTTCGCGCAGCCCGCATCGCAGTGAACAGCATGCAGGTGCCCAGTGCTGGTATCACTGGAAGCATGGGAGTAGTGCTCAAAAGTGCATTAGTCCTTGCTCTTTCTCAGCAAGACAAGCCCAGGGAAACGGTCCCGCCAAGGAATAG